A section of the Rhizobium sp. Pop5 genome encodes:
- a CDS encoding DUF1007 family protein gives MRYSTILMAALLSLAPAAAFAHPHIFVEARLEVVAGKDGSVEELRNVWRFDEVFSSSVVMDFDKNTDLKLEPDELAEVGKTVKQSLADYDYYMNLTINGKNITVQKPDTIHVDYKDGQLLMFFAVKPAEKMPLKGKLTFGIYDPTLYTSIDFPTDNELAIVGDGFKTCKHQVVRPDADEVISQNKQSLTDAFFNDPTGTNMSKLFATRLEVTC, from the coding sequence ATGAGATATTCGACGATACTGATGGCCGCGCTTCTTTCGCTGGCGCCGGCCGCCGCCTTTGCCCATCCGCACATCTTCGTGGAGGCACGCCTCGAAGTCGTCGCCGGCAAAGATGGCAGCGTCGAGGAATTGCGCAACGTCTGGCGCTTCGACGAGGTCTTCTCCTCCTCCGTCGTCATGGATTTCGACAAGAACACCGACCTGAAGCTGGAGCCGGACGAGCTCGCGGAAGTCGGAAAAACGGTGAAGCAATCGCTTGCCGACTACGACTACTATATGAACCTGACGATCAACGGGAAGAACATCACCGTCCAGAAGCCCGACACCATCCATGTCGACTATAAGGACGGCCAGCTGCTGATGTTCTTCGCGGTGAAGCCGGCGGAAAAGATGCCGCTCAAGGGCAAACTCACCTTCGGCATCTACGATCCGACCCTCTATACCTCGATCGATTTTCCCACAGACAACGAACTGGCAATCGTCGGCGATGGCTTCAAGACCTGCAAGCACCAGGTAGTAAGGCCGGATGCCGATGAGGTCATCTCGCAAAACAAGCAATCGCTGACGGACGCTTTCTTCAACGATCCCACAGGCACCAACATGTCCAAGCTCTTCGCCACCCGGCTGGAGGTCACATGCTGA
- a CDS encoding nickel/cobalt transporter — protein sequence MLTKRLPLVLLSAGVLALFATASLAHAQSPLGIGTAEPSFQPTGGPLAPLLLYVNYEQQAFYRALTGALKAMREDPWQLTSLIGLSFAYGVFHAAGPGHGKAVISSYMIANEVELKRGVVISFISAFVQGVVAVALVGGAWLVLRGTGITLTAATHAMEIASFVMVILFGAWLLFRKLRSMAGNLPRRRLLATPAGPASMMLDWKDNAAERKAYAFNGKAQPVEVGHTFVPGMVCETCGNAHVPDPALLGGDRFSAREAWSAIVAVGLRPCSGALLVMTFSLLNGLYLGGMLSVAAMSLGTAITVSLLATLAVTAKGAAVRLSGRGSTASVWVGNAIEIFGALLVIAMGALLLGASLQG from the coding sequence ATGCTGACGAAACGCCTGCCGCTCGTCCTTCTATCCGCCGGCGTTCTTGCGCTTTTCGCCACGGCAAGCCTCGCCCATGCGCAATCGCCGCTCGGCATCGGCACGGCGGAGCCGAGCTTCCAGCCGACCGGAGGGCCGCTCGCGCCGCTTCTGCTTTATGTGAACTATGAACAGCAGGCGTTTTATCGGGCGCTGACCGGCGCCTTGAAGGCGATGCGCGAAGACCCCTGGCAACTGACTTCGCTGATCGGCCTCTCCTTCGCCTACGGCGTCTTCCATGCAGCAGGCCCCGGCCACGGCAAGGCGGTCATCTCTTCCTATATGATCGCCAACGAGGTGGAGCTGAAGCGCGGCGTAGTGATCTCCTTCATCTCGGCCTTCGTCCAGGGTGTGGTCGCGGTGGCGCTCGTCGGCGGCGCCTGGCTGGTGCTGCGCGGCACCGGCATTACCTTGACGGCGGCGACCCATGCGATGGAGATCGCAAGCTTCGTCATGGTCATTCTCTTTGGCGCCTGGCTGCTGTTTCGCAAACTGCGCTCGATGGCAGGCAATCTGCCGCGCCGCCGGCTATTGGCGACGCCGGCCGGTCCGGCCTCCATGATGCTCGACTGGAAAGACAACGCGGCCGAACGCAAGGCCTATGCCTTCAACGGCAAGGCGCAGCCAGTGGAAGTCGGCCACACCTTCGTTCCCGGAATGGTCTGCGAAACCTGCGGCAACGCCCATGTGCCTGACCCGGCGCTGCTCGGCGGCGACAGGTTCAGCGCCCGAGAGGCCTGGTCGGCAATCGTTGCCGTCGGCCTTCGCCCCTGCTCCGGCGCGTTGCTGGTCATGACCTTCTCGCTGCTGAACGGGCTTTATCTCGGTGGCATGCTTTCGGTCGCCGCCATGTCGCTCGGCACGGCAATCACCGTTTCCCTGCTCGCGACCCTTGCCGTCACGGCCAAGGGCGCCGCCGTTCGCCTCTCCGGACGCGGCTCGACGGCTTCGGTCTGGGTCGGCAACGCCATCGAAATCTTCGGCGCCCTGCTCGTCATCGCGATGGGCGCCCTGCTGCTCGGCGCTTCGTTGCAGGGTTAG
- a CDS encoding CYTH domain-containing protein: MAKEIERKFLVRSDGWRSAVEAKSVLKQGYIASMDDRSVRVRTLDDKKARLTIKIGRSAITRDEFEYDIPVADAEELLQNAIGIVIEKTRYRVPHEGFVWEVDVFAGEHRGLVIAEVEMRSEADSPALPSWLGREVTGDFRYSNQALATEYGHDRHGLSHTA; the protein is encoded by the coding sequence ATGGCGAAAGAGATCGAACGGAAGTTCCTTGTACGCAGCGATGGATGGCGTTCCGCCGTCGAAGCCAAATCCGTCCTGAAGCAGGGTTACATCGCCTCGATGGACGATCGTTCCGTCCGGGTGCGCACCCTCGACGACAAGAAGGCCAGACTGACGATCAAGATCGGCCGCAGCGCCATCACCCGCGATGAATTCGAATATGACATTCCGGTCGCCGATGCCGAAGAGCTGTTGCAGAACGCCATTGGCATCGTCATCGAGAAAACGCGCTACCGCGTTCCGCATGAAGGCTTCGTCTGGGAGGTCGATGTCTTTGCCGGTGAACACCGAGGATTGGTCATCGCCGAGGTCGAAATGAGGTCGGAAGCCGACAGTCCGGCTCTGCCCTCATGGCTTGGCCGCGAAGTGACCGGCGATTTCCGCTATTCCAACCAGGCCCTAGCCACAGAATATGGGCACGACCGGCATGGCCTATCGCATACGGCCTGA
- a CDS encoding GNAT family N-acetyltransferase — MRDLSNFKGCPAPKPVTLKGRFVTVEPYRRAEHLEALWEGLGGMGINPLLLYFAQDDFSGIDDFANWLETVYTKSGWLTHIFRDNATGKIVGMANYMRADPANGVVEIGGVAHGPEMKRSPLSTEAHYLMAKHVFEDLGYRRYEWKCDNKNEASKTTAARYGFSFEGVFRQHMISKRRNRDTAWFSMIDSEWPLINDAFEAWLSPENFDATGDQIRRLQDIRADLEKERLA, encoded by the coding sequence ATGCGCGATCTTTCGAATTTCAAGGGCTGCCCGGCACCGAAGCCGGTCACGCTGAAAGGCCGTTTCGTCACCGTGGAGCCCTATCGGCGCGCGGAACATCTTGAGGCGCTGTGGGAAGGGCTCGGCGGCATGGGCATCAACCCGCTGCTTCTCTATTTCGCGCAGGACGATTTCTCCGGCATCGACGATTTCGCCAACTGGCTGGAGACCGTCTACACCAAATCCGGCTGGCTCACCCATATCTTCCGCGACAACGCCACCGGCAAGATCGTGGGCATGGCGAACTACATGCGCGCCGACCCGGCAAACGGCGTCGTCGAGATCGGCGGCGTGGCCCACGGCCCGGAGATGAAGCGGTCGCCGCTTTCGACCGAAGCGCATTACCTGATGGCCAAGCACGTGTTCGAAGATCTCGGCTACCGCCGTTACGAGTGGAAATGCGACAACAAGAACGAGGCGAGCAAGACGACGGCTGCGCGTTACGGCTTCAGCTTCGAGGGCGTCTTCCGCCAGCACATGATCTCCAAGCGCCGCAACCGCGACACCGCCTGGTTCTCGATGATCGACAGTGAATGGCCACTGATCAACGATGCCTTCGAAGCCTGGCTTTCGCCCGAGAATTTCGACGCTACCGGCGATCAGATCCGCCGACTGCAGGATATCCGCGCAGATCTGGAAAAGGAAAGGCTCGCGTGA
- a CDS encoding tellurite resistance TerB family protein encodes MFDAKKLLDQFLGSQVPGLGGTVRDRAGEAVQTARNNPLATGAIAAVLLGTKTGRGIAGNALAIGGLAAIAGLGYQAYKNYQSGQAPAAPSDAPSANNPVLLPPPVESGFGPASPAGSNEFVLVLIRAMIAAAKADGHIDDAERALIMDKIKAADVSGEAAAFIERELASPTDIDALVVAATTEEQRVELYTASRLTIEPDSRAERGYLDLLAGRLGLADQLVDHIEATVSSAKVTLSQ; translated from the coding sequence ATGTTCGACGCAAAGAAGCTTCTCGACCAGTTTTTGGGTTCACAGGTGCCTGGCCTCGGCGGCACGGTCCGCGACAGGGCGGGCGAGGCCGTGCAGACGGCCAGGAACAATCCGCTGGCGACGGGCGCGATCGCAGCCGTGCTTCTCGGCACCAAGACCGGCCGCGGCATTGCCGGCAACGCGCTGGCGATCGGAGGTCTTGCCGCCATTGCGGGCCTCGGCTACCAGGCCTACAAGAATTACCAGTCGGGCCAGGCGCCGGCTGCTCCCTCGGATGCGCCATCGGCCAACAATCCGGTCCTCCTGCCGCCGCCTGTCGAATCCGGCTTCGGGCCGGCGTCGCCTGCCGGCAGCAATGAATTCGTGCTGGTGTTGATCCGGGCAATGATCGCCGCGGCCAAGGCCGACGGCCATATCGACGATGCCGAGCGCGCCCTTATCATGGACAAGATCAAGGCGGCCGATGTCAGCGGCGAGGCTGCGGCTTTCATCGAGCGGGAACTCGCTTCGCCGACGGATATCGATGCGCTTGTCGTCGCCGCGACGACGGAAGAGCAGCGCGTCGAGCTCTACACCGCCTCGCGGCTCACCATCGAACCGGATTCGCGGGCCGAGCGCGGTTATCTCGATTTGCTCGCGGGCCGGCTCGGCCTTGCCGACCAGCTGGTCGATCATATCGAGGCGACGGTCTCTTCCGCCAAGGTTACCTTGTCACAGTAA
- a CDS encoding 2-dehydro-3-deoxy-phosphogluconate aldolase, with protein sequence MGEKTEKLLSILKLQPVVPVLIVDDAKSAVSLARALVAGGLKAIEITMRTPAALEAVRAVAAEVEGAEVGAGTILNAAHWEAAVQAGSKFIVSPGTTQELLDAAADSDVPLLPGAATASEVMALREEGYQVLKFFPAEQAGGAAYLKALSSPLAGTLFCPTGGISLKNANDYLSLPNVICVGGSWVAPKELVTAGDWAGITKLAAEAAALKA encoded by the coding sequence ATGGGCGAGAAAACAGAGAAGCTCCTTTCCATCCTGAAACTTCAGCCGGTCGTTCCGGTGTTGATCGTCGACGACGCGAAGTCGGCCGTATCGCTGGCCCGCGCGCTCGTCGCGGGCGGTCTGAAAGCGATCGAGATCACTATGCGCACGCCGGCGGCGCTCGAAGCCGTGCGCGCTGTCGCCGCAGAGGTCGAGGGCGCCGAAGTCGGCGCAGGTACGATCCTGAACGCGGCCCATTGGGAAGCCGCCGTTCAGGCCGGTTCGAAATTCATCGTCAGCCCGGGCACCACGCAGGAGCTGTTGGATGCGGCCGCCGATTCCGACGTGCCGCTGCTTCCCGGCGCTGCGACCGCCAGCGAAGTCATGGCTTTGCGCGAAGAAGGCTACCAGGTGCTGAAGTTCTTCCCCGCCGAGCAGGCCGGGGGTGCTGCCTATCTCAAGGCGCTCTCCTCGCCGCTCGCCGGCACATTGTTCTGCCCGACCGGCGGCATTTCGCTGAAGAACGCCAATGATTACCTCTCGCTGCCGAACGTCATCTGCGTCGGCGGCTCCTGGGTGGCCCCGAAGGAACTGGTCACCGCCGGCGATTGGGCTGGCATTACCAAGCTCGCGGCGGAGGCCGCCGCGCTGAAGGCCTGA
- a CDS encoding LysR family transcriptional regulator translates to MDTLTRIRAFIDVVEAEGFSAAARRTGRSKALLSKYVRELEDELGALLLNRTTRQFSMTEAGHTYYRTASDILKEIDNLADLVRENNAQLKGRLRISVPRTFVDADVGQSLIDFARENPDLSLEIAADDRFVDLIEEGFDVAIRITKLEDSGMIARKISDFRVHLCATPDFLERYPDLEHPADLSNVPFIVDTNARTQASIRFYNPDNTTFAVAISGPIEVNSPHATLRAALAGIGIALVPDFIARKPIETGELVTLFNDYIPTDRGIYAVYPHRRYLPAKVRIFVDYLHNWFKKHP, encoded by the coding sequence ATGGATACCTTGACCCGCATACGTGCCTTCATCGATGTCGTCGAGGCCGAAGGCTTTTCCGCCGCCGCACGGCGTACCGGCCGCTCCAAGGCGCTGCTCTCCAAATATGTGCGCGAACTGGAGGATGAGCTCGGCGCACTGCTGCTCAACCGCACCACCCGGCAGTTCTCCATGACCGAAGCCGGCCACACCTATTACCGCACCGCCTCCGATATTCTCAAGGAGATCGACAACCTTGCCGATCTCGTGCGCGAAAACAATGCGCAGTTGAAGGGGCGCCTGCGCATCTCGGTGCCGCGCACCTTCGTCGATGCCGATGTCGGTCAGTCGTTGATCGATTTCGCCAGGGAAAACCCGGACCTGTCGCTTGAAATCGCTGCCGACGATCGTTTCGTCGATCTGATCGAGGAAGGTTTCGACGTGGCAATCCGCATCACCAAGCTCGAGGATTCCGGCATGATCGCGCGCAAGATCTCCGATTTCCGCGTCCATCTCTGCGCCACACCCGATTTTCTCGAACGCTATCCTGATCTCGAACATCCGGCGGATCTTTCCAACGTCCCCTTCATTGTCGATACCAATGCGCGGACCCAGGCGAGCATCCGCTTCTACAACCCTGACAACACCACCTTTGCCGTCGCCATATCAGGGCCGATCGAGGTCAACAGCCCGCATGCGACATTACGCGCAGCGCTCGCCGGCATCGGCATCGCCCTCGTTCCGGATTTCATCGCACGCAAGCCGATCGAGACCGGCGAATTGGTGACGCTCTTCAATGATTACATCCCGACCGACCGCGGCATCTATGCCGTCTACCCGCACCGGCGCTATCTGCCGGCTAAGGTGAGGATCTTCGTCGATTATCTGCACAACTGGTTTAAGAAGCACCCTTAG
- a CDS encoding rhodanese-related sulfurtransferase, whose translation MTDSLTHTSPFLVAALYHFVSVPRFASLQEPLQALCEENGVKGTLLLAHEGINGTIAGPDTGIGAVLSFLRAQPEFSGLEHKESRASKMPFLRMKVKLKKEIVTMGVEDIDPNKVVGTYVAPQDWNALISDPDTIVIDTRNDYETAIGTFRGAVDPKTKTFREFPGWVRQNTGLHNKPKIAMYCTGGIRCEKATAFMKAEGFDEVYHLKGGILKYLEEVPHEESLWDGACFVFDERVSVEHGLREGEHKLCHACRNPITSEEISSPLYEEGVSCSHCYHTRTEEDRLRYRQRQHQIALAKKRGQRHIGS comes from the coding sequence ATGACCGACAGCCTGACACACACCAGCCCGTTCCTCGTGGCGGCGCTCTACCATTTCGTTTCCGTGCCGCGTTTTGCGAGCCTGCAGGAGCCGTTGCAGGCGCTCTGCGAGGAAAACGGCGTCAAGGGAACGCTGCTTCTGGCGCATGAGGGCATCAACGGCACGATCGCCGGACCGGATACCGGCATTGGCGCCGTGCTCTCCTTCTTGCGCGCCCAGCCGGAGTTTTCGGGCCTGGAGCACAAGGAGAGCCGCGCTTCCAAAATGCCGTTCCTGCGCATGAAGGTGAAGCTGAAGAAGGAAATCGTCACCATGGGCGTCGAGGACATCGATCCCAACAAGGTGGTCGGCACCTATGTCGCGCCTCAGGATTGGAACGCGCTGATTTCCGATCCCGATACGATCGTCATCGACACCCGCAACGACTACGAAACGGCGATCGGCACCTTTCGCGGCGCAGTCGATCCGAAGACCAAGACGTTCCGCGAGTTTCCCGGGTGGGTGCGGCAGAACACCGGCCTGCACAACAAGCCGAAGATCGCCATGTACTGCACCGGCGGCATACGCTGCGAGAAGGCCACCGCTTTCATGAAGGCTGAGGGTTTCGACGAGGTCTATCACCTGAAGGGCGGTATCCTGAAATATCTGGAGGAAGTGCCGCACGAAGAAAGCCTCTGGGACGGCGCCTGCTTCGTCTTCGACGAGCGCGTCTCTGTCGAGCACGGGCTTAGGGAAGGCGAACACAAGCTCTGCCACGCCTGCCGAAACCCGATCACATCAGAGGAAATCAGCTCACCGCTCTACGAGGAAGGCGTCTCCTGCAGCCACTGTTACCACACGCGCACTGAAGAAGACCGGTTGCGCTACCGCCAGCGGCAGCACCAGATCGCGCTCGCGAAAAAGCGCGGGCAGCGCCATATCGGCAGCTGA
- a CDS encoding CHAD domain-containing protein — translation MAYRIRPDADFTEEFRSVATEQLNRAVTVLEERPEGAHEAIHSFRKNLKRARSLYRLVRREVPDFQAQENVRLRDAAGSLSAIRDAAALIGTAQYLHKTAREKEESEALGRIVTILEGRRDWMAEAESGLEQRLMEASDVLKEAIAAVDTVAFDGGHRKNARMLGKSWRRTARKAKAALAACHGEASADDFHDLRKRTYDYRLFHGLLRDVWPGAMQAKRDAAKELVEDLGHIHDLTVLSELVESEPQLFTRNDDLAHLLDAIIFRQQEDRRLALAKAEAVFTDDPDDEAERIELLWLTAGS, via the coding sequence ATGGCCTATCGCATACGGCCTGACGCCGATTTCACCGAGGAATTCCGTAGCGTCGCCACCGAGCAGTTAAACCGCGCCGTCACGGTTCTCGAAGAGCGGCCGGAGGGTGCGCATGAGGCGATCCATTCCTTCCGCAAGAACCTGAAGCGCGCGCGCTCGCTCTACCGCTTGGTGCGCCGCGAGGTGCCGGATTTCCAGGCGCAGGAAAATGTGCGGCTGCGCGATGCCGCTGGATCGCTTTCGGCAATCCGCGACGCTGCCGCCCTCATCGGCACCGCCCAATATCTGCACAAAACCGCCCGCGAAAAGGAAGAGAGCGAGGCGCTTGGCCGCATCGTCACCATTCTCGAAGGACGCCGCGATTGGATGGCAGAAGCCGAAAGCGGCCTGGAGCAGCGGCTGATGGAAGCCTCAGACGTTCTGAAGGAAGCGATCGCTGCCGTGGATACGGTTGCCTTCGACGGCGGCCACCGCAAGAATGCCCGCATGCTCGGGAAAAGCTGGCGCCGCACGGCGCGCAAGGCGAAGGCTGCCCTTGCGGCCTGCCACGGCGAGGCATCGGCCGACGATTTCCACGATCTGCGCAAACGCACCTATGACTACCGGCTCTTCCATGGCCTCCTGCGCGACGTCTGGCCGGGCGCGATGCAGGCCAAGCGCGATGCGGCCAAGGAACTCGTCGAGGATCTCGGTCACATTCACGATCTCACCGTGCTTTCCGAACTGGTCGAGTCCGAACCGCAGCTCTTCACCCGCAATGACGATCTGGCGCATCTGCTCGACGCCATCATCTTCCGCCAGCAGGAAGACCGGCGGCTGGCGCTTGCCAAGGCCGAAGCTGTCTTCACCGACGATCCCGACGACGAAGCGGAGCGTATCGAACTTCTCTGGCTGACGGCGGGAAGCTGA